A portion of the Calothrix sp. 336/3 genome contains these proteins:
- a CDS encoding NUDIX hydrolase: MPLGRELPQLLKQRLFYKGRKFDFEVNRLRLPNQAEGEWECIRHPGGALAIPVTAEGKLILVRQYRFAVGGRLLEFPAGTVEVSEDPLATVTREIQEETGYSAATWQKLGEFFLAPGYSDEIIYAYMATDLQKLEKPPNQDEDEDIEIVFYTPEQLEQAIMAGEPVDAKSISSFFLARPLLM; the protein is encoded by the coding sequence ATGCCACTAGGTAGAGAATTACCACAGCTCTTAAAGCAACGCTTATTCTATAAAGGGCGCAAGTTCGATTTTGAAGTTAACCGTCTGCGTTTACCGAATCAAGCAGAAGGAGAATGGGAGTGCATTCGACACCCCGGAGGAGCCTTAGCTATTCCCGTTACTGCTGAGGGTAAACTGATACTTGTACGTCAGTACCGTTTTGCTGTCGGTGGGAGGTTACTAGAATTTCCAGCCGGTACAGTGGAAGTAAGTGAAGATCCCCTGGCAACAGTCACCAGAGAAATCCAAGAGGAAACCGGTTATAGTGCGGCAACATGGCAAAAACTTGGAGAATTTTTCCTGGCTCCTGGCTATTCCGATGAGATTATCTATGCTTACATGGCAACGGATTTACAAAAGCTGGAAAAACCACCCAATCAAGACGAAGACGAAGATATTGAAATTGTCTTTTACACCCCAGAGCAGCTAGAGCAAGCGATTATGGCAGGGGAACCAGTAGATGCAAAATCAATTTCTAGCTTTTTCCTAGCTCGTCCACTGTTAATGTAG